The following coding sequences lie in one Sesamum indicum cultivar Zhongzhi No. 13 unplaced genomic scaffold, S_indicum_v1.0 scaffold00163, whole genome shotgun sequence genomic window:
- the LOC105179455 gene encoding uncharacterized protein LOC105179455, translating into MADRRELWRSLEKISLHCVDVPWLVGGDFNAVRDISEICGASGDIRMAMEEFNICIQNAGLLPLSMQGECLTPCTSDHSPLVLYGDRQQQLGGMFRFDNYLTLSPDFVPGVQRVWQHNIIGVHMYVVTRKLKALKAVFREQRRKKGDLTHNVQLAKGFLEIAQTLVSSNRRDELFLQLEHCCRIVLAKAAKLEQVMLRQRAKMQWMKGGDQCSRVFFHKIAQRRSARRILQITDDQGVTHIGPGRADVKQAVFDIAEDKAPGLDGYSSGFFKAAWPIVGQEVTSTVLDFFTTGRILKQINTTLLALIQKVHSPMSVSDFRPISCCNVLYKIIAKLLVQRLSEARLPPRCALKVDIRKAYDTVEWDFLLAVLELFGFPTTFKSWIEACVTTPSFSVGLNGKPHGFFMGARGLRQGDPLSPYLFVLVMEVLDLGLLQLIDQDELFSFHCKCDTAWIFQLGFADDLLLVCRADMDSIGP; encoded by the exons ATGGCCGACAGGAGGGAGCTATGGAGGTCCCTGGAGAAAATTTCCTTGCACTGCGTTGATGTACCGTGGCTGgttggaggggatttcaatgcagtGCGAGATATTAGCGAAATATGTGGTGCATCAGGTGACATTCGAATGGCAATGGAGgagtttaatatttgtatcCAGAATGCAGGATTACTACCATTATCCATGCAGGGCGAATG CCTCACCCCATGCACTTCAGATCACTCACCATTGGTGCTTTACGGGGATAGACAACAGCAGcttggaggtatgtttcgttTTGATAATTACCTCACTCTCTCACCAGATTTTGTCCCCGGTGTGCAGCGTGTTTGGCAACACAACATTATTGGGGTGCATATGTATGTGGTAACACGAAAACTCAAAGCATTGAAAGCGGTTTtccgagagcaaaggaggaaaaaggggGACCTAACACACAATGTACAActggcaaaagggtttcttgagataGCGCAAACACTTGTTAGCTCAAACAGGCGAGATGAGTTATTCTTACAGCTGGAACACTGCTGTCGGATAGTGTTGGCTAAAGCGGCCAAACTTGAACAGGTCATGCTCAGGCAACGAGcgaaaatgcagtggatgaaggggggtgatcAGTGCTCCCGGgtgttttttcataagattgctcaaaggagatcgGCAAGgagaattttacaaattacagACGATCAAGGAGTAACCCACATTGGACCCGGGAGAG CTGATGTTAAGCAGGCTGTTTTTGATATAGCTGAGGATAAAGCGCCGGGACTGGACGGTTACTCCTCGGGTTttttcaaagctgcatggccAATAGTGGGTCAGGAGGTTACTTCGACAGTGTTGGATTTCTTTACCACTGGCCGAATTCTAAAACAGATCAATACCACATTGTTGGCGCTCATACAAAAGGTACATTCCCCAATGTCTGTTAGTGATTTTCGTCCTATTTCCTGCTGCAACGTATTGTATAAGATAATTGCCAAGCTCCTTGTCCAAAGGTTGAGTGAG GCCCGTTTACCTCCTCGATGTGCCTTAAAGGTTGACATacggaaggcatatgacactgtggagtgggacttcctacTCGCTGTTCTAGAGTTATTTGGTTTTCCAACTACTTTCAAAAGTTGGATCGAGGCATGTGTCACAACGCCCTCTTTTTCTGTTGGACTGAATGGGAAGCCCCATGGTTTCTTTATGGGTGCGAGAGGGCTTCGTCAAGGGGACCCTTTATCACCATACttatttgtgcttgtgatggaggtCTTAGACCTGGGTTTATTACAGTTGATTGACCAGGATGAGCTCTTTTCTTTCCATTGCAAATGTGATACAGCTTGGATTtttcagttggggtttgctgatGACTTGTTGTTAGTCTGtcgtgctgatatggactctattggTCCTTAA